The sequence below is a genomic window from Desulfurobacterium atlanticum.
CTGGACTGGGTGTAAACTGTTTTATGTAGAAGGAGGAATGACTCCTACACCTGAAAATGCTACCGGAGATTGGGGTGAATGTAATATGGGAAGTAACGAAACATTATCGGAGTTTCTTTCTTATGTGTCTAAGAATTATCCTGCTGAACACTATGCTCTTGTTTTATGGGATCACGGTGATGGATGGAGAAGTTTAAATGGATGGCCTGATGTTAAGTTGTTTAAGATTGCCGGGCTTGATGATACTGATTATGATGAGCTTTACATAGATGAAGTTCAACAGGCATTAAAAACAACCAACGCTTCTCTTGATCTTATAGGTTTTGATGAGTGTTTGATGGCAATGGTAGAGGTTGCTTATGAGTTTAAGGATTTTGCTGATGTTATGGTTGCTTCTGAAAATACGGAGCCTGGCGATGGATGGGATTATAAGCCGTTCCTTGAGAGTCTGATAAGTAATCCTGATATGAATGCAACAGAGTTGGGAAAAGATATTATTGATGCTTTTGGGGAATACTATAGCGGTTATCCAGTAGGTGCAACATTATCTCTGATAGACCTTGGAAAGCTTGAAGACCTTGGAGAAGCGATAGACCGATTTTCTCGTCTTTATCCTATGGATTGGAATGCAGTTAGTATTTCGCTAAATTCTGTTCAGACTTTTAATTATGATGATTACGTGGATGTTTATGACTTTTTTAAAAAAATAAATGAAAATACACCTATGGAAGGAGCAGAAAGCGTTTCAGGAGAGATACTTTCCCTTCTAAATGAAACAGTTATTTACAGTTTTAGTAGTTCAGATATTTCTGCTTCCGGTTTATCCATCTATTTTCCAGAGCCCACCTGGTGGGATGATTTTTATAACGATACCCAGCATGATTTTGTAAATGATACTGCGTGGAACATCTTTCTCTGGAGATACTATACCGGTGATAATGTAGATTTTGAGCCTTATGAGTATTCTGCTAATGTTACAGAGTAAAAGGAAAAAAGCAGGCAAAATTCTTTTTTGGTAGGGGGTGAGCACATTCTCCCCACCCTTTTCCAATACCCCCAGCCTATTAGCCACCACAAAAACATCCTCAAGCAGCACAACAGGGAAACAAGCAACATTAAGATTAAACAAACAATCCCACTTACTCTTTAAAACCTCAAAAGGCGTTCTCCCATTCATACC
It includes:
- a CDS encoding clostripain-related cysteine peptidase; this translates as MLKSRNKKRGMVILYLLFTLFLSFSFYSCGESENPVSYTGQEESYDVGNETSEIENTTSSENGTSETEEAISSENETSKRKWTFMVFLNGDNDLENYAISDFLEMSEVGSTDDVAIVVLMDRIDGYSDEYGDWTGCKLFYVEGGMTPTPENATGDWGECNMGSNETLSEFLSYVSKNYPAEHYALVLWDHGDGWRSLNGWPDVKLFKIAGLDDTDYDELYIDEVQQALKTTNASLDLIGFDECLMAMVEVAYEFKDFADVMVASENTEPGDGWDYKPFLESLISNPDMNATELGKDIIDAFGEYYSGYPVGATLSLIDLGKLEDLGEAIDRFSRLYPMDWNAVSISLNSVQTFNYDDYVDVYDFFKKINENTPMEGAESVSGEILSLLNETVIYSFSSSDISASGLSIYFPEPTWWDDFYNDTQHDFVNDTAWNIFLWRYYTGDNVDFEPYEYSANVTE